From Primulina tabacum isolate GXHZ01 chromosome 2, ASM2559414v2, whole genome shotgun sequence, one genomic window encodes:
- the LOC142526717 gene encoding uncharacterized protein LOC142526717 isoform X1 yields the protein MATSNTFNDPFFLHLSDMPGTNLVNDQLLGVENYGVWSRAMLIALRAKNKISFIDGSYPRPEVGHGSLHQWERCHAPVLSWIMNTISKEIFGGIVYSTDASVVWSDLKEQLDKVNGSRIFSLHCDISRLVQGNSTISAYYSKLKHLWDKYASLVTLPSCACDTARQYLKHEQHQRLLQFLIGLNDSYIPIRSQILMMTPLPTVGQVFSILSQEETHRSLVPMDTQPASVFYSSHHKYEETKKNQNQNPNHNYCDYCNWTGHTKTTCYKLVGYPPGHRLYGQPPCTDHKRNFRSFGKPKQSAVAVNLAEDCKSKEEETTAIKPSVPIFTSAQYAEIMKLLGTTTAPTSKDPVANMADNLLLTFRDD from the coding sequence ATGGCAACCTCTAATACTTTCAATGATCCGTTTTTTTTACATCTTTCAGACATGCCGGGGACGAATTTGGTGAATGATCAACTACTTGGAGTTGAGAATTATGGCGTCTGGAGTCGAGCTATGCTTATTGCGTTAAgagctaaaaataaaataagcttCATCGATGGCTCTTATCCACGACCGGAAGTTGGACATGGATCTTTGCACCAATGGGAACGATGCCATGCTCCGGTTCTCTCCTGGATCATGAATACAATCTCTAAAGAGATTTTTGGCGGCATTGTCTACTCGACCGATGCATCAGTTGTTTGGTCTGATTTGAAAGAGCAATTGGACAAAGTAAATGGATCACGAATCTTCTCTCTTCATTGTGATATCAGTCGTTTGGTTCAAGGAAATAGTACTATCTCTGCCTATTACTCCAAACTCAAACATCTTTGGGACAAGTATGCTTCGTTAGTTACTCTTCCCTCTTGTGCGTGCGACACTGCAAGGCAGTACCTAAAACATGAACAACATCAGAGATTACTTCAGTTTCTTATCGGATTGAATGATAGCTACATACCAATTCGTAGCCAAATTCTTATGATGACTCCACTTCCAACTGTTGGGCAAGTATTTTCTATTCTGTCCCAAGAGGAAACACATCGATCTTTGGTTCCGATGGATACACAACCAGCTTCTGTTTTCTATTCATCACACCACAAATACGAGGAGACAAAGaaaaatcagaatcagaatccaAATCACAATTACTGCGACTATTGCAACTGGACAGGACATACTAAAACTACTTGTTACAAATTAGTTGGCTATCCTCCTGGGCATCGTTTATATGGGCAGCCACCTTGTACTGATCATAAAAGGAATTTTAGAAGTTTTGGAAAGCCTAAACAATCAGCTGTGGCCGTAAACCTAGCAGAAGACTGTAAATctaaagaagaagaaacaaCTGCCATCAAACCCTCTGTCCCAATTTTCACTTCAGCCCAATATGCTGAGATCATGAAGTTGTTGGGTACTACTACAGctcccacttccaaggatccgGTTGCTAATATGGCAGATAATTTGCTTTTGACATTTCGTGATGATTAG
- the LOC142526717 gene encoding uncharacterized protein LOC142526717 isoform X2, translating into MPGTNLVNDQLLGVENYGVWSRAMLIALRAKNKISFIDGSYPRPEVGHGSLHQWERCHAPVLSWIMNTISKEIFGGIVYSTDASVVWSDLKEQLDKVNGSRIFSLHCDISRLVQGNSTISAYYSKLKHLWDKYASLVTLPSCACDTARQYLKHEQHQRLLQFLIGLNDSYIPIRSQILMMTPLPTVGQVFSILSQEETHRSLVPMDTQPASVFYSSHHKYEETKKNQNQNPNHNYCDYCNWTGHTKTTCYKLVGYPPGHRLYGQPPCTDHKRNFRSFGKPKQSAVAVNLAEDCKSKEEETTAIKPSVPIFTSAQYAEIMKLLGTTTAPTSKDPVANMADNLLLTFRDD; encoded by the coding sequence ATGCCGGGGACGAATTTGGTGAATGATCAACTACTTGGAGTTGAGAATTATGGCGTCTGGAGTCGAGCTATGCTTATTGCGTTAAgagctaaaaataaaataagcttCATCGATGGCTCTTATCCACGACCGGAAGTTGGACATGGATCTTTGCACCAATGGGAACGATGCCATGCTCCGGTTCTCTCCTGGATCATGAATACAATCTCTAAAGAGATTTTTGGCGGCATTGTCTACTCGACCGATGCATCAGTTGTTTGGTCTGATTTGAAAGAGCAATTGGACAAAGTAAATGGATCACGAATCTTCTCTCTTCATTGTGATATCAGTCGTTTGGTTCAAGGAAATAGTACTATCTCTGCCTATTACTCCAAACTCAAACATCTTTGGGACAAGTATGCTTCGTTAGTTACTCTTCCCTCTTGTGCGTGCGACACTGCAAGGCAGTACCTAAAACATGAACAACATCAGAGATTACTTCAGTTTCTTATCGGATTGAATGATAGCTACATACCAATTCGTAGCCAAATTCTTATGATGACTCCACTTCCAACTGTTGGGCAAGTATTTTCTATTCTGTCCCAAGAGGAAACACATCGATCTTTGGTTCCGATGGATACACAACCAGCTTCTGTTTTCTATTCATCACACCACAAATACGAGGAGACAAAGaaaaatcagaatcagaatccaAATCACAATTACTGCGACTATTGCAACTGGACAGGACATACTAAAACTACTTGTTACAAATTAGTTGGCTATCCTCCTGGGCATCGTTTATATGGGCAGCCACCTTGTACTGATCATAAAAGGAATTTTAGAAGTTTTGGAAAGCCTAAACAATCAGCTGTGGCCGTAAACCTAGCAGAAGACTGTAAATctaaagaagaagaaacaaCTGCCATCAAACCCTCTGTCCCAATTTTCACTTCAGCCCAATATGCTGAGATCATGAAGTTGTTGGGTACTACTACAGctcccacttccaaggatccgGTTGCTAATATGGCAGATAATTTGCTTTTGACATTTCGTGATGATTAG
- the LOC142526708 gene encoding ABC transporter B family member 1-like, protein MTRDGEEIKTIEQWRWSELQGLELLVSDNAEEQHSHPSSIKARDHIKSNATAVTTGPHVKPGPGTSQDSVGRSGTVAGMEVSVSGSNKDGGGVPEKAGGPPPAVGFGELFRFADGLDYFLMSFGTVGAIVHGSSLPLFLRFFADLVNSFGSNANDVDKMTQEVLKYSFYFLVVGAAIWGSSWAEISCWMWTGERQSTKMRIKYLEACLNQDIQFFDTEVRTSDVVFAINTDAVMVQDAISEKLGNFLHYMATFVSGFVVGFTAVWQLALVTLAVVPLIAIIGGIHAATLAKLSAKSQEALSQAGNIAEQTIVQIRTVVAFVGESRALQAYSVALKVAQRIGYKSGFSKGLGLGATYFTVFCCYALLLWYGGYLVRHHLTNGGLAIATMFAVMIGGIALGQSAPSIAAFAKARVSAAKIFRIIDHKPAVDKNSKSGSELESITGQLELQNVEFQYPSRPETQILDNFSLLIPAGKMVALVGSSGSGKSTVVSLIERFYDPTSGQVLLDGHDIKTLDLRWLRQQIGLVSQEPALFATTINKNILLGRPDASLIEIEEAARVANAHSFIVKLPDGYDTQVGERGLQLSGGQKQRIAIARAMLKNPAILLLDEATSALDSESEKLVQEALDRFMIGRTTLVIAHRLSTIRKADLVAVLQQGSVSEIGTHDELFAKGENGVYAKLIKLQEAAHEAAISNARKSSARPSSARNSVSSPIITRNSSYNRSPYSRRLSDFSTSDFSHSMEVAYANYRHEKLAFKEQAGSFLRLTKMNSPEWAYALIGSIGSVVCGSLSAFFAYVLSAVLSVYYSPDNTYMIREIAKYCYLLIGVSSAALIFNTLQHFFWDVVGENLTKRVREKMLAAVLRNEMAWFDQEENDSSRVAARLALDANNVRSAIGDRISVIMQNSALMLVACTAGFVLQWRLALVLIAVFPVVVAATVLQKMFMNGFSGDLELAHSKATQIAGEAVANVRTVAAFNSESKIVGLLISSLKPPLRRCFWKAQIAGSGYGIAQFLLYASYALGLWYASWLVKHGISDFSKTIRVFMVLMVSANGAAETLTLAPDFIKGGRAMRSVFDLLDRKTEIEPDDPSTISIPDRMRGEIEFKHVDFSYPMRPDVLIFHDMNLRARAGKTLALVGPSGCGKSSVISLIQRFYEPSSGRIMIDGKGIRKYNLKSLRRHIAVVPQEPCLFATTIYENIAYGHESATESEITEAATLANAHKFIASLPDGYKTFVGERGIQLSGGQKQRIAIARALLRKAQIILFDEATSALDAESERCIQEALERSCEGKTTILVAHRLSTIRNAHLIAVLDDGKVAEQGSHSHLLKNHPDGIYARMIQLQRITTMHGAASGSTASSIPPHDQGQ, encoded by the exons ATGACACGAGATGGCGAGGAGATAAAGACGATAGAGCAATGGAGATGGTCTGAATTGCAAGGCCTTGAACTCCTTGTGTCAGATAATGCAGAAGAACAACACAGCCACCCTTCATCAATTAAAGCCCGCGACCACATTAAAAGCAACGCAACTGCTGTTACAACTGGACCACATGTTAAACCAGGACCAGGGACTTCCCAAGATTCTGTTGGAAGAAGTGGAACAGTAGCAGGAATGGAGGTTTCAGTCTCTGGGAGTAATAAAGACGGCGGTGGGGTGCCGGAGAAGGCAGGTGGCCCACCGCCGGCTGTTGGGTTTGGTGAGCTTTTCAGGTTTGCAGACGGGCTGGATTATTTTCTGATGAGTTTTGGTACAGTTGGTGCTATCGTTCATGGCAGCTCATTGCCTTTGTTCCTTAGATTCTTTGCTGATCTTGTTAATTCATTTGGTTCTAATGCAAATGATGTTGATAAGATGACACAAGAAGTTTTGAAG TattcattttattttcttgtgGTGGGAGCTGCGATATGGGGATCTTCATGGGCTG AGATTTCATGTTGGATGTGGACTGGGGAGAGGCAATCCACAAAAATGAGGATCAAGTACTTAGAGGCTTGTTTGAACCAAGACATTCAATTCTTTGACACAGAGGTTCGGACATCGGATGTAGTTTTTGCCATTAACACTGATGCAGTAATGGTTCAAGATGCCATTAGCGAAAAG tTGGGAAATTTCTTGCACTATATGGCAACATTTGTATCTGGATTTGTGGTGGGATTCACGGCAGTGTGGCAGCTAGCTTTAGTCACTCTTGCAGTTGTTCCACTTATAGCTATAATTGGCGGTATCCACGCTGCTACATTGGCAAAACTCTCTGCCAAAAGCCAAGAAGCTCTGTCACAAGCCGGAAATATCGCAGAACAG ACAATAGTCCAAATTCGGACGGTTGTGGCATTCGTTGGCGAGTCGAGAGCTTTACAGGCATATTCAGTGGCATTGAAGGTTGCTCAAAGAATTGGTTACAAGAGTGGATTTTCAAAGGGATTGGGATTAGGAGCTActtattttactgttttttgCTGCTACGCCCTTTTGCTATGGTATGGAGGTTACTTGGTTAGACATCATTTGACAAATGGAGGGCTTGCAATAGCAACAATGTTTGCTGTCATGATTGGTGGGAT AGCTCTGGGGCAGTCTGCTCCAAGTATAGCTGCATTTGCAAAGGCAAGAGTTTCTGCTGCTAAAATCTTCCGGATAATCGATCACAAACCAGCTGTGGACAAAAACAGCAAGTCGGGTTCTGAATTGGAGTCCATAACTGGGCAGTTGGAGCTTCAGAATGTGGAATTTCAATACCCTTCAAGGCCGGAAACTCAAATACTCGACAACTTTTCACTCCTCATCCCTGCCGGAAAGATGGTCGCCTTGGTTGGAAGCAGTGGCTCTGGGAAAAGTACAGTGGTGTCCCTTATTGAGAGGTTTTACGATCCCACCTCAG GACAAGTTTTGCTTGACGGACACGACATAAAGACATTAGATCTACGGTGGCTGAGGCAGCAGATTGGACTTGTGAGCCAAGAACCAGCGCTATTCGCAACCACGATCAATAAAAACATACTTTTGGGCCGGCCTGATGCAAGTTTAATAGAAATTGAAGAGGCTGCTAGAGTCGCTAATGCGCATTCATTCATCGTCAAGCTTCCAGATGGCTATGATACTCAG GTAGGGGAGAGGGGGCTGCAACTTTCTGGTGGACAGAAACAGAGAATCGCTATAGCCAGGGCGATGCTGAAGAATCCAGCCATATTGCTCTTGGATGAAGCAACTAGTGCACTGGATTCTGAATCAGAAAAGCTTGTGCAAGAAGCACTAGACCGTTTTATGATTGGAAGGACAACTTTAGTGATTGCCCATCGTCTTTCTACGATTCGAAAAGCTGATCTTGTTGCTGTTCTGCAGCAAGGTAGCGTTTCCGAGATTGGAACCCATGACGAGTTATTTGCTAAAGGAGAAAATGGCGTCTATGCCAAGCTTATCAAACTGCAAGAAGCTGCGCATGAAGCCGCTATCAGCAATGCCCGAAAGAGCAGTGCGAG GCCTTCTAGCGCAAGGAATTCTGTAAGCTCACCAATAATCACGAGAAATTCTTCCTATAATCGGTCACCGTACTCGAGACGACTGAGTGACTTTTCTACCTCTGACTTTAGCCACTCCATGGAAGTTGCATATGCTAATTATCGTCATGAAAAACTTGCGTTTAAAGAGCAAGCTGGTTCTTTCTTGCGACTTACGAAGATGAATTCTCCTGAATGGGCTTATGCTTTGATTGGTTCTATAGGTTCTGTTGTCTGTGGCTCTCTCAGTGCATTCTTTGCTTATGTGCTGAGCGCGGTTCTTAGCGTCTACTACAGTCCAGATAACACTTATATGATTAGAGAAATTGCAAAATATTGTTACCTTTTAATCGGGGTTTCATCTGCTGCACTTATTTTCAATACATTGCAGCATTTTTTCTGGGATGTAGTGGGCGAGAACTTGACAAAACGTGTTCGAGAGAAGATGTTAGCGGCTGTTCTGAGGAACGAAATGGCATGGTTTGATCAGGAAGAAAATGATAGCTCAAGAGTTGCAGCAAGACTTGCCCTTGATGCAAATAATGTAAGATCAGCAATCGGGGATAGAATCTCTGTAATAATGCAGAATTCTGCTCTTATGCTGGTTGCTTGTACCGCCGGATTCGTCTTACAGTGGCGCCTCGCCCTCGTGCTCATTGCTGTCTTTCCAGTAGTCGTTGCAGCAACTGTTTTACAG aaaatgttcatgaatgGATTCTCCGGGGACTTGGAGTTGGCTCATTCGAAGGCCACACAGATAGCAGGGGAAGCTGTGGCGAATGTAAGAACAGTTGCAGCCTTTAATTCGGAATCAAAAATCGTTGGCCTTTTGATCTCTAGTCTCAAGCCTCCATTGCGCCGTTGCTTCTGGAAGGCTCAGATAGCCGGAAGTGGTTATGGTATAGCACAGTTCTTGCTCTACGCTTCCTATGCACTCGGTCTCTGGTATGCATCGTGGCTAGTCAAGCATGGAATCTCCGACTTCTCGAAGACTATCCGTGTTTTCATGGTCCTTATGGTCTCTGCAAATGGTGCGGCCGAAACCTTGACCCTCGCCCCTGATTTCATCAAGGGGGGCCGTGCTATGCGCTCGGTTTTCGACCTTCTTGATCGCAaaactgaaatcgagcccgatGATCCAAGCACCATATCTATCCCTGATCGGATGAGAGGCGAAATAGAGTTCAAACATGTGGATTTCTCATATCCCATGCGACCTGATGTGTTGATATTTCATGACATGAATCTCCGAGCCCGAGCCGGGAAAACATTAGCCCTCGTTGGACCTAGTGGCTGTGGTAAGAGCTCAGTCATCTCCCTTATACAGAGATTCTATGAACCTTCGTCCGGGCGTATTATGATTGATGGAAAAGGTATCAGGAAGTACAATTTGAAGTCACTGCGACGCCACATTGCTGTTGTACCACAAGAACCGTGCCTCTTCGCAACAACCATCTACGAAAACATAGCTTATGGACACGAGTCAGCCACTGAATCAGAGATCACTGAAGCTGCAACATTGGCTAATGCTCACAAGTTCATAGCCTCATTACCCGATGGCTACAAGACATTTGTAGGGGAACGAGGAATACAACTCTCTGGTGGACAGAAGCAAAGAATCGCCATTGCTCGAGCTCTTTTGAGAAAAGCCCAGATAATTTTGTTCGATGAAGCCACTAGTGCACTTGATGCCGAGTCCGAAAGGTGCATACAAGAAGCTTTGGAGCGCTCCTGTGAAGGAAAAACGACCATTTTAGTCGCTCACAGACTTTCAACGATCAGAAACGCGCACCTTATTGCGGTTCTTGACGATGGGAAAGTAGCAGAACAAGGTTCACATTCTCATCTATTGAAAAATCACCCCGATGGCATATATGCACGTATGATACAATTACAACGAATCACAACCATGCATGGTGCCGCATCGGGTTCTACCGCTTCTTCAATTCCACCACACGATCAAGGTCAATGA